A single region of the Triticum dicoccoides isolate Atlit2015 ecotype Zavitan chromosome 2B, WEW_v2.0, whole genome shotgun sequence genome encodes:
- the LOC119363177 gene encoding U-box domain-containing protein 4-like has product MVSLAGSQILSPKQRPCAPRRPGHSMRTIRSALLHPDSPPGPSSRLRAADEGDSDIENLTDSVIDFRLSELAATAGPAHPAAVAKSSSANAAATEMLELSRDFSDYSSFNSDISGELERLAAAAATPRSDAPDLAAVDLNDLESMDLSADAAPLDRVEPFVLACVQALGPDAAPDARRTAAARIRLLAKHRSDIRELVGVSGAIPALVPLLRSTDPVAQENAVTALLNLSLEERNRSAITAAGAIKPLVYALRTGTASAKQNAACALLSLSGIEENRATIGACGAVAPLVALLSAGSTRGKKDALTTLYRLCSARRNKERAVSAGAVVPLVHLIGERGTGTSEKAMVVLASLASIAEGRDAVVEAGGIPALVETIEDGPAREKEFAVVALLQLCSECSSNRALLVREGAIPPLVALSQSGSARAKHKAETLLGYLREQRQGGGGCRAGPGGAATSMAR; this is encoded by the exons ATGGTCTCGCTCGCCGGCTCCCAGATCCTCTCGCCCAAGCAGAGGCCCTGCGCGCCGCGCCGCCCGGGCCACTCCATGCGCACCATCCGCTCCGCGCTGCTGCACCCGGACTCGCCCCCGGGGCCCAGCTCGCGCCTGCGCGCCGCCGACGAGGGGGACTCGGACATTGAGAACCTCACCGACTCCGTCATCGACTTCCGCCTCAGCGAGCTGGCGGCCACCGCGGGCCCCGCGCACCCGGCGGCCGTCGCCAAGTCCTCCTCCGCCAACGCGGCGGCCACGGAGATGCTCGAGCTGTCCCGCGACTTCTCCGACTACTCCAGCTTCAACTCCGACATCTCCGGGGAGCTCGAGCGGCTGGCCGCCGCGGCCGCCACGCCCAGATCCGACGCGCCGGACCTCGCCGCCGTGGATCTGAATGATCTCGAGTCCATGGATCTGTCGGCCGACGCGGCGCCGCTGGACCGCGTGGAGCCGTTCGTGCTGGCGTGCGTGCAGGCGCTGGGGCCCGACGCCGCCCCCGATGCGCGGCGCACGGCGGCGGCCAGGATAAGGCTGCTGGCCAAGCACCGTTCCGACATCCGCGAGCTGGTCGGCGTGTCCGGGGCGATCCCGGCGCTGGTGCCGCTGCTGCGGAGCACCGACCCGGTGGCGCAGGAGAACGCGGTGACGGCGCTGCTCAACCTGTCCCTGGAGGAGCGGAACCGTTCGGCCATCACGGCGGCTGGCGCCATCAAGCCGCTCGTCTACGCGCTGCGGACCGGGACAGCCTCCGCCAAGCAGAATGCCGCGTGCGCGCTGCTCAGCTTGTCGGGCATCGAGGAGAACCGTGCCACCATCGGCGCGTGTGGCGCCGTCGCGCCGCTCGTCGCGCTGCTCTCCGCGGGCTCCACCCGGGGAAAGAAGGACGCGCTCACCACGCTCTACCGTCTCTGCTCGGCGCGCCGGAACAAGGAGCGTGCCGTCAGCGCTGGAGCCGTCGTGCCGCTCGTGCACCTCATCGGCGAGCGCGGCACCGGGACGTCGGAGAAGGCAATGGTGGTCCTTGCCAGCCTCGCCAGCATAGCCGAGGGCCGCGACGCTGTGGTGGAAGCCGGTGGGATACCTGCACTGGTAGAGACCATCGAGGACGGCCCTGCGAGGGAGAAGGAGTTCGCCGTGGTGGCTCTGCTGCAGCTGTGCTCCGAGTGCTCCAGCAACCGTGCGCTCCTCGTTCGAGAAGGGGCCATCCCACCGCTTGTTGCGCTCTCACAGTCCGGCTCTGCTCGTGCCAAGCACAAG GCCGAGACTTTGCTAGGTTACTTGCGTGAACAGCGACAAGGGGGCGGTGGCTGCCGAGCCGGACCAGGCGGCGCAGCTACGAGTATGGCTCGGTGA